The DNA segment aacaaggCCATGATGAATTTAAACAGTTTAAAcccccctttaaattctttataATAGTGGTATAATAGTGGGCAAAGCATTCataccgctagagggcgccgcctGCTCACACAACGCTGACTAAAGCACTGAATTTAGACTTTAAACATAGCGCTTTTAGGTTGAGTAATTGTGCAAAGCCAGATTGagtcaatcatgcagcattaattaATATCGTACGATGTCTCAGAAGACAAAGTTTgcaggtttcaaagtgttttggatggtttccctcatcatgtagcttacactgacacttacagccacaacattaaaaagcaAGTGAACAGTGAGTTCTTGTATTTCATGTGttgaaagcaggaaaaatgggcaagcgtaaggatccgagtgactttgacaagggccaatttGTGATGTCTAGACAACTGGGTCATAGCAtttccaaaacagcaggtcttgtggggtgttcctggtatgcattggttagtacctaccaaaagtggtccaaggaaggacaacccgTGAACCGGCGACACGGTTATGGGTggccaaggctcattgatgcgcgtggggagcgaaggctagcctgtctggtctgatcccagagaggagctactgtagcacaaactgctgaaaaacatcatgctggccatgatagaaaggtgtcagagtACACTGTtcatgacccctgtccaccgccgaaagcgcctacaatgggcacatgaggAGGAGGCAGGCTGGCAGAGGCACTGTgatactctgggcaatgttcttctgCGAaaacttgggtcctggcattcatgtggatgttactttgacacgtactgtaccacctacctaaagattgtagCAGACCacttacaccccttcatggcaatggtattccctgatggcagtggcctgtTTGTGCACTGTAACActacaaaaattgttcaggaatggtttgaggaacatgacaaagatctcaatccaattgagcatttatgggatgtgctggaccaacaattccgatccatggcggctccaccttgtaacttacaggacttaaaggatcagctgctaatgtcttggtgccagatactacaggacaccttcagaggtcttgttgaGTCCgtgcctcgatgggtcagagctgttttggcgccACGAGGTGAACCAACGGTCACATCTGTAATGCTGGTTTTTCCTCAGTAATGAAATATGACATGCTCCATGGAGTCCCAACCCTTCAACATATTATGGCTATTATTATTGccggattgtgcatttgaataaacagagtttttacaaagtgtgtaactaattaattataaaacaacCATCGGTATTTCACATCCACGTTTTCATAATCGATATActaatggttttaatttggttaatAACTGGCCAATAAATATCAGCAGCCAaatacatcagtgcatccctaataaattATGGGTCCAAAAGCCTTGTGTGACCCAGTTCCTGTGATCACAATATAGCATTGTGTGTCATTTAGGCCTCTGACCCATCAAAAACATCTTATTGTTTTGGCATAAACACACTTGAGATGATCGTTCTGTGAAGTCTTACCTTTGACTGAAGATAGAGAGAGCCGCCAACCGCTTTGTCGTTGACTTTAAATAGATGCTCATAATTCTAAAGAGAAAATTAAATCATCAAAATGACAGTGACCGGTCAAATTTGTACAGAGAACGTACACCTTTACAGACTAGTGCTGTGGTTTGATTAACAGTGAATGTTAAATAtatgatataataaatgtaagCACAGATGCTGCAGTGATTGGCATCTCTTACCTTCTGTATCTCCTCTGGTGTTAACGTGGATATGTTCAGTATTTGTTGGGCTTCTTGTAAAGTCATTCCGGTGAAACTCGACGCAGCCGCAGACTGTCTGCCTGCTCGACCTCTGGCCTCTGCAGCCGCCTGACTGGCTGTATTCACACAATACAACAGTTATCACTTACTATTACTGTAAACAGTCATTAGTCATGTTTTAAATGATGACATTTGAGTACTGGGAATATGCAACATTGTCAAATCCTCCTGAGACACTAAGATGTTTTTTACAATACACAATTTGCTGcatacggaagccctgaactaCAAAGTGAAAACTAAATCACTAGGTGTTTTTttgctagctaacaattagcatgtgATACCAGCctcggccaccaggtgccactatgaGGAAACATGAAATCTTTTGCCGACAAGGTGACAGAATGTCTCTGGTACTTTATCTGTTGATGTCTAAATGTATAGTTACAGTACAATAGAATAACAAGAATGTTTTGAAAATCTTCATCAAGAGAAAAAATGGTGCAGAGTCTTCTAATACATCAAATCccacaattaaatgaatatacCTCAGGTTGCATTTGTTTCAAATGACATT comes from the Xyrauchen texanus isolate HMW12.3.18 chromosome 12, RBS_HiC_50CHRs, whole genome shotgun sequence genome and includes:
- the LOC127653188 gene encoding mitochondrial import inner membrane translocase subunit tim16 isoform X3; the encoded protein is MAKYLAQIIVMGAQVVGRAFARALRQEFAASQAAAEARGRAGRQSAAASSFTGMTLQEAQQILNISTLTPEEIQKNYEHLFKVNDKAVGGSLYLQSKVVRAKERLDEELTIRQQHPTKPPADQQQQQT